Proteins encoded together in one bacterium window:
- a CDS encoding serine/threonine-protein kinase: MAKETIGAYKVLKAIGKGGMGHVYTALQPSLNRTVVLKEMSRGLSSDAQARFKREAILCANLHHQNIVEIYDYFKEGGANYLVMEYVEGVDLDEVIKRASPMHPDTAAAIAHEICQALACAHRNNIIHRDIKPKNVLISRDGAVKLTDFGVARDVDAPDLTTPGMIIGTPFYMSPEQASGAKVSFQSDVYSMGIVLYEMLTAKKPFTGDKSQGIIAKICRGNYRSPFWLDPHHSARLSRIVNRAMKRSARRRYKTAEEMLKDLKRYLGWKHQASVEADLQELISGIDQERESTTIIKKVKKKKKKVDIALYFLIFLILALVVMLIFKFLI, from the coding sequence ATGGCTAAAGAGACGATCGGCGCGTACAAGGTCCTGAAAGCGATCGGCAAAGGCGGTATGGGGCACGTCTACACGGCGCTCCAGCCTTCCCTTAACCGGACGGTCGTGCTCAAGGAGATGAGCAGGGGTTTGAGCTCGGACGCCCAGGCACGGTTCAAACGCGAAGCAATCTTGTGTGCGAACCTTCACCACCAGAACATCGTGGAGATCTATGATTATTTCAAGGAAGGCGGCGCTAACTATCTCGTGATGGAATATGTCGAGGGTGTCGATCTCGACGAGGTCATAAAGCGGGCGTCGCCTATGCACCCGGACACGGCGGCTGCGATCGCGCACGAGATCTGCCAGGCCCTGGCCTGCGCCCACCGCAACAATATCATCCACCGTGACATCAAGCCCAAGAACGTGCTGATCTCCAGGGACGGCGCGGTAAAGCTCACCGATTTCGGCGTGGCTCGCGATGTCGACGCGCCCGACCTAACGACCCCGGGTATGATCATCGGCACGCCGTTCTACATGTCGCCGGAACAAGCTTCGGGCGCGAAGGTTTCGTTCCAGTCCGATGTCTATTCGATGGGTATCGTGCTGTACGAAATGCTGACCGCTAAAAAACCCTTTACCGGTGACAAAAGCCAGGGTATTATCGCCAAGATCTGCCGGGGCAACTACCGGTCACCGTTCTGGCTGGATCCCCATCACAGCGCGCGGCTTAGCCGCATCGTCAACCGGGCCATGAAGCGCAGTGCCCGGCGACGGTATAAGACCGCAGAAGAAATGCTGAAAGATCTAAAACGTTATCTCGGTTGGAAGCATCAGGCGTCGGTCGAAGCCGACCTTCAGGAACTTATTTCCGGCATTGATCAGGAGCGGGAATCGACGACGATAATAAAAAAGGTGAAAAAGAAAAAGAAAAAAGTCGATATCGCGCTTTATTTCCTGATCTTTTTGATCCTGGCTTTAGTCGTGATGCTGATTTTTAAATTCCTCATCTGA
- a CDS encoding GGDEF domain-containing protein encodes MRAKTRSLHLVDGRIMLRSISLAEKKYSIGRSHTNDIILDGKSVSRSHARITCTLEHCMIEDIGSANGTRVNGKTVKTAVLKHGDEIAIGECTVVYDDGEGIQGITDQTQVETPGTETQSLADHAQSLEQKIQSREVAREFSRFQKRLTKSRDKYKRLAHQDRLTSLDNRALFDRTINEWFDQARLAKKPLSLIFIDIDHFKKVNDTYGHAQGDEALKAVAQLIRTALRKEDMVARYGGEEFVALCFGMSSGNAWAAAESLRNLVERATPGMLRFPITISAGIATFPEHCQKCDDLLRLADQALYQAKSGGRNRVVKYHG; translated from the coding sequence ATGAGGGCGAAAACCAGATCGCTCCATCTTGTCGACGGGCGCATTATGCTGAGATCCATCAGTCTCGCGGAAAAAAAATATTCGATCGGACGTTCCCACACCAATGACATCATTCTTGACGGCAAATCCGTTTCCCGAAGCCATGCGCGGATCACGTGCACGCTGGAGCATTGCATGATCGAAGATATCGGCAGCGCCAACGGCACGCGCGTCAACGGCAAGACGGTCAAAACCGCCGTGCTGAAGCATGGAGACGAGATCGCGATCGGCGAATGCACGGTCGTATACGACGACGGCGAGGGCATTCAGGGGATCACTGACCAGACACAGGTGGAAACACCGGGCACGGAAACCCAAAGCCTGGCCGACCACGCACAATCCCTGGAGCAGAAGATCCAGAGCCGTGAAGTAGCGCGGGAATTTTCCAGGTTCCAAAAGCGGCTGACCAAAAGCCGGGATAAATACAAGCGTCTGGCGCACCAGGACCGGCTGACCAGTCTTGACAACCGCGCCTTGTTCGACCGGACCATAAATGAATGGTTCGACCAGGCCCGCCTGGCCAAGAAGCCATTATCCCTTATTTTCATCGATATCGATCATTTCAAAAAAGTGAACGACACGTACGGTCACGCCCAGGGAGACGAGGCTTTGAAAGCGGTCGCGCAGTTGATCCGCACGGCGCTGCGCAAGGAAGATATGGTCGCCCGGTACGGGGGAGAGGAATTCGTTGCCCTTTGCTTCGGGATGTCCTCGGGCAATGCCTGGGCCGCGGCAGAATCGCTGCGCAACCTGGTCGAACGGGCAACTCCCGGCATGCTAAGGTTCCCGATCACGATCAGCGCCGGGATCGCGACGTTTCCCGAGCACTGCCAGAAGTGCGACGATCTGCTGCGCTTAGCCGATCAGGCCCTGTACCAGGCGAAATCCGGCGGTCGCAACCGTGTCGTGAAATACCATGGCTAA
- a CDS encoding VCBS repeat-containing protein yields the protein MRDILTGDRNGYIMLYVETARAGLHLADTLQASGVNIMVNYNSNPEINDWNEDGRKDLITGEESPVAPNTGNIRVYLNTGTNASPVFTTYTCISAGGSQIYQYRVTPRIVDLDNDSKKDLLIGQGDGLVFFYRNVGTNAAPVFNAAYDTLKQIDGLPVDAYYGSRIYFVDWRGDGDKDLLISGYDGFVELYENSTIVGVQEGVNQFLIRDLAVCPNVVRTNASFVFAVTTTCTVKSAVYSADGRMIERIADGTRTPGVYEFQWNTADIPAGVYWLRVSSQSESHAARIIVVK from the coding sequence TTGCGTGACATACTGACCGGCGACCGCAACGGCTACATTATGCTGTATGTCGAAACCGCTCGCGCCGGGCTGCATCTGGCAGACACTTTACAGGCCAGCGGCGTCAACATCATGGTGAACTACAATTCCAACCCCGAGATTAACGACTGGAACGAGGACGGCAGGAAAGACCTGATCACCGGCGAGGAAAGCCCCGTTGCGCCTAATACCGGGAACATCAGGGTCTATCTTAACACCGGCACGAACGCAAGCCCGGTCTTCACGACATATACCTGCATCTCTGCCGGTGGCAGCCAGATATACCAGTACCGCGTGACGCCCAGGATAGTCGACCTTGACAACGACTCAAAGAAAGATCTGCTTATCGGTCAGGGCGATGGTCTGGTGTTTTTCTACCGGAATGTCGGCACGAACGCCGCTCCCGTGTTCAATGCGGCATACGATACCCTCAAACAGATCGACGGCTTGCCTGTCGATGCTTATTATGGATCGCGGATCTACTTTGTCGACTGGCGCGGTGACGGTGATAAGGATCTGCTGATCAGCGGCTACGACGGTTTTGTGGAATTGTACGAAAATTCCACGATCGTCGGCGTCCAGGAGGGCGTGAACCAGTTCCTGATCAGGGATCTGGCGGTCTGCCCCAATGTGGTTAGAACGAACGCTTCGTTCGTTTTCGCGGTCACGACAACCTGCACGGTCAAGTCTGCGGTCTATTCCGCGGACGGCAGGATGATTGAGCGCATTGCCGACGGCACCAGAACGCCCGGCGTCTATGAGTTCCAGTGGAACACCGCCGACATCCCGGCCGGAGTGTACTGGCTGCGGGTTAGTTCGCAGTCAGAATCCCATGCGGCGCGGATCATCGTCGTCAAATAG
- a CDS encoding patatin-like phospholipase family protein, which yields MLGLVLGGGGAKGYAHIGVLKVLEELKVKPDIIVGASMGSLVGGFYAAGYSVAQIEQLALQIDKKKKRWLFPLHLSKKGLIDGKRVVQYLTPYLGDKRIEDLPVRYAATAVDIESREEVVIDHGGLIPAIRASISIPVAFMPHQYAGRVLIDGGFPNPVPVSVACRMGADRIVGVNVLTTSAYPQVFLTSKIPTGKTYRMKKILDTTMDIISSRLIDFEMSKAVDTLLINVNTEGIDISHFEKARPAIERGYDEARRRMNDIQKFLKPT from the coding sequence ATGCTCGGACTTGTTCTTGGCGGCGGCGGCGCGAAGGGATACGCCCATATAGGCGTGCTGAAAGTCCTTGAGGAACTAAAGGTAAAGCCGGATATCATTGTCGGCGCCAGTATGGGTTCCCTGGTCGGCGGTTTTTACGCCGCCGGGTACTCAGTTGCGCAGATCGAACAGCTTGCCCTGCAAATCGACAAAAAAAAGAAAAGGTGGCTTTTCCCCCTGCATCTGTCAAAAAAGGGATTGATCGACGGCAAACGCGTTGTTCAGTACTTAACCCCGTATCTTGGCGATAAAAGGATCGAAGACCTGCCTGTACGCTATGCCGCGACCGCGGTCGATATCGAGTCGCGGGAGGAGGTGGTCATCGACCATGGCGGGCTCATCCCGGCGATCCGGGCATCGATCTCCATCCCGGTCGCGTTCATGCCGCACCAGTACGCGGGCCGGGTCCTGATCGACGGTGGTTTCCCCAACCCCGTGCCGGTGTCGGTTGCCTGCAGGATGGGCGCGGACAGGATCGTCGGTGTGAACGTGCTGACCACATCGGCATACCCCCAGGTGTTTTTAACGTCTAAGATCCCCACTGGCAAGACTTACCGCATGAAAAAGATCCTGGATACGACCATGGACATCATATCGTCGCGCCTGATTGACTTTGAAATGAGCAAAGCCGTCGACACGCTTCTGATCAACGTTAACACCGAGGGTATCGATATCAGCCATTTTGAAAAAGCCAGACCCGCGATCGAACGCGGGTATGATGAAGCGCGCCGGCGCATGAATGACATTCAAAAATTTCTTAAGCCCACGTAA
- a CDS encoding VIT domain-containing protein: MIRTILLTALSIVCTVLSPKPAFTAPQTETGEDSLSPYFLVEGDPKVERFPLLKNTVQVNIAGVIAEVELTQVYKNDGKKTIEAVYVFPLGTKSAIHAMTMKIGDRTIEAKIEETFKAQKIYEDAKNNGQVASLLEQKRPNVFQMKVANIMPGEVIEVVVKYTEILVPEDGIYSFIFPTVVGPRYTGESDATDIKTKDNWLVSPYLHEGTMAPYEFDIKVNISSGIPLSKVWVTSHKVAVKKSGDRKAAITLAPSEKNGGNRDFIVRYNLKGNAIQTGLMLYPGDDEKYFLLMLEPPEQVNIDMVPSREYVFIIDVSGSMYGFPLEVSKALIKNIIGGLRPKDYFNILFFAGGSDVLSEVPLAANEANKKKAIDMVMSQSGGGGTEILDAFQRALALEKKPGLSRIIITATDGYVSVEKEVFNIIRDNLKAANFFAFGIGTGVNRYLIEGIARTGMGEPFVVINEEEAEQTAAKFTDYIKHPLLTDIEVSFKGFDAYDVEPLSLPDLFARRPLVLFGKYKTAWGSIRVSGKTVKGDYVKKINVTPFLEDKQNTALEYIWAREKIARLADYGQMGGDVKEEVTKLGLKHHLMTEYTSFVAVDKIIRKTGEVVTVKQPLPLPQGVSDYAVGGAAGQSLGMASSPCLERSVDGSGHDKKAIEPQLYLTGGAVPAGISLDDVENAIMAQIKSDLEKLFKEWKLEKAVLTLTVKNGKVMSLQVKDKKGATCNQVKLETLFKKLQLKPDCTGTVEINLEYS, from the coding sequence ATGATACGCACAATATTACTGACGGCATTAAGCATAGTATGCACCGTACTCTCGCCAAAACCGGCGTTCACCGCGCCGCAGACCGAGACCGGCGAGGACAGCCTGTCGCCTTATTTCCTGGTCGAAGGCGATCCCAAGGTCGAGCGCTTTCCGCTCCTTAAGAACACGGTCCAGGTCAATATCGCCGGCGTCATTGCCGAGGTCGAACTGACCCAGGTCTACAAGAATGACGGCAAAAAGACGATCGAGGCCGTCTACGTATTCCCGCTCGGCACCAAATCCGCCATTCACGCGATGACGATGAAGATCGGCGACCGTACTATCGAGGCGAAGATCGAGGAAACGTTCAAGGCGCAAAAGATCTACGAGGACGCTAAAAATAACGGTCAGGTCGCTTCGCTCCTGGAACAGAAGCGGCCGAACGTGTTCCAGATGAAGGTCGCCAACATCATGCCCGGTGAGGTCATCGAGGTCGTGGTCAAGTATACGGAGATCCTCGTTCCCGAAGACGGTATTTATAGTTTCATATTCCCGACCGTGGTCGGTCCGCGCTATACGGGCGAGTCGGATGCGACCGATATCAAAACCAAGGACAACTGGCTGGTATCACCGTACCTGCATGAAGGCACGATGGCGCCTTATGAATTCGACATCAAGGTCAACATCAGCTCGGGCATCCCTCTTTCCAAAGTCTGGGTGACATCGCACAAGGTCGCGGTCAAAAAGTCCGGCGACCGCAAGGCGGCGATCACGCTTGCTCCGTCTGAAAAAAACGGCGGCAACCGGGATTTCATCGTAAGATATAACTTAAAGGGTAACGCGATCCAGACCGGCCTCATGCTTTACCCGGGCGATGACGAAAAATATTTCCTGCTCATGCTTGAACCGCCTGAGCAGGTCAACATCGATATGGTCCCGTCCCGTGAATATGTCTTCATCATCGATGTCTCCGGATCCATGTACGGATTTCCGCTGGAAGTCAGCAAAGCTTTGATAAAGAATATCATCGGGGGATTGCGACCCAAGGATTACTTCAACATCCTGTTCTTCGCGGGCGGCTCAGATGTCCTGTCCGAGGTCCCGCTGGCAGCGAACGAAGCCAACAAGAAAAAAGCCATTGATATGGTGATGTCCCAGAGCGGCGGCGGCGGTACCGAGATCCTGGACGCTTTCCAAAGAGCCCTCGCGCTTGAGAAGAAGCCGGGCTTGTCGCGCATCATCATCACGGCGACGGACGGCTATGTCTCGGTTGAGAAAGAAGTGTTCAATATCATCCGCGACAACCTTAAGGCGGCCAATTTCTTCGCCTTTGGCATTGGTACCGGCGTTAACCGCTATCTCATCGAGGGCATCGCGCGGACCGGGATGGGCGAGCCTTTTGTGGTGATAAATGAGGAAGAGGCCGAACAGACCGCCGCGAAATTCACTGATTACATCAAGCACCCCCTGCTGACCGACATCGAGGTTTCCTTCAAGGGATTCGACGCTTACGACGTGGAACCGCTCTCGTTGCCTGACCTGTTCGCGCGCCGACCCCTTGTCCTGTTCGGCAAATACAAGACCGCCTGGGGCAGCATCCGGGTCTCGGGTAAGACGGTCAAAGGCGATTACGTGAAAAAGATCAATGTCACGCCGTTCCTCGAGGACAAACAGAATACCGCGCTGGAATATATCTGGGCGCGCGAGAAGATCGCGCGGCTCGCCGACTACGGTCAAATGGGCGGAGATGTCAAGGAAGAGGTCACGAAGCTCGGCCTGAAACATCACCTCATGACCGAGTATACGTCGTTTGTCGCGGTCGACAAGATCATCCGCAAGACCGGTGAAGTGGTCACGGTCAAACAGCCTTTGCCCCTTCCGCAGGGCGTTTCAGATTACGCGGTGGGCGGGGCGGCCGGCCAGAGTTTGGGCATGGCTTCCAGTCCTTGCCTGGAACGCAGCGTCGATGGATCCGGTCACGACAAGAAAGCGATCGAACCCCAGCTCTACCTGACCGGGGGCGCAGTTCCAGCCGGGATCTCACTGGACGACGTTGAGAACGCCATCATGGCGCAGATCAAGAGTGATCTGGAAAAGCTGTTCAAAGAATGGAAACTGGAAAAAGCCGTGCTTACGCTCACGGTTAAGAACGGCAAAGTGATGTCGCTGCAGGTGAAAGACAAAAAGGGCGCGACGTGTAATCAGGTAAAATTAGAAACGCTGTTTAAAAAACTCCAGCTCAAGCCCGATTGTACCGGTACGGTCGAGATCAATCTGGAATACAGCTGA
- a CDS encoding T9SS type A sorting domain-containing protein has translation MQKQIVCLFILFLLGFAANVAVKAEQTSRTDIVPVYPELINESVECIQTGISTVPPWIQLNPPWDPNITIPDVYSRNDQLISMDIDVNGRIYVAYNTPWTGTGAAVRYGWGLATSTDQGITWDNRVYRLSNTNYTVFNPEISITDDGKIWLWGTLHQAAGGTTYQMCTAFMRSRATCYNNPDSLYGFSLFSALQYRVYPECVTWGNGNQLAVIQYTVDRTGTSDSVMVIFSYDSTAWYAFTLRPAGTYPGMTSISLDVVGTDTILNHAIEYIDSTNGDYDVVCYLDTLNGSGNFYGWSTANTYDDRYPSIFADQGAVYIAFQSDDGTGNPEIIFTYSQDYGQNWDMALQNISNDGAPDLFPRVNGFSSSVGCAWNHGLNTTFFDYSITYGIPGTWTGVPEIVTDNATADSGYHCVSLLYTDAYYYCAWEDIRNFATDSIDILTSRRTTPIGIKENTKDRKFVMLNACPNPFARTTAITCGNTAGLGSPKLAIYNTAGRLVRTLSVPSGRTAACITWDGRNDEGKEANAGVYFCRFESNGSVRTEKLIRLK, from the coding sequence ATGCAAAAACAAATTGTATGTCTATTCATACTTTTCTTGCTGGGCTTTGCCGCTAATGTGGCTGTAAAAGCAGAACAAACCAGCCGCACCGATATCGTTCCGGTCTACCCGGAACTCATCAATGAATCCGTTGAATGCATTCAGACAGGGATCTCCACTGTCCCGCCATGGATCCAACTCAACCCGCCATGGGATCCGAATATAACCATTCCTGATGTCTATAGCAGAAATGATCAGCTTATATCAATGGACATCGATGTGAATGGTCGTATCTACGTTGCTTACAATACCCCCTGGACCGGGACCGGCGCTGCAGTTCGTTATGGATGGGGTTTAGCTACATCGACCGATCAAGGCATTACCTGGGACAACCGGGTGTATCGCCTGTCAAATACTAACTATACAGTATTCAATCCGGAAATCTCAATAACTGACGATGGCAAGATCTGGCTCTGGGGAACTCTGCACCAGGCAGCCGGCGGGACCACATATCAAATGTGCACTGCCTTCATGCGTTCGAGGGCTACCTGTTATAATAATCCGGACAGCCTGTACGGCTTTAGTCTTTTTTCCGCTTTGCAATACCGGGTATACCCGGAATGCGTGACCTGGGGCAACGGAAATCAACTGGCGGTGATCCAGTACACGGTGGACCGGACCGGCACGAGCGACAGTGTCATGGTCATATTCTCGTATGATAGCACTGCATGGTATGCTTTCACGCTCCGGCCGGCGGGAACCTATCCAGGCATGACCTCGATCAGCCTCGATGTTGTGGGCACGGATACGATCCTGAACCACGCGATCGAATACATCGATTCAACCAACGGCGATTACGACGTTGTCTGCTATCTCGATACTTTGAACGGCTCAGGGAATTTCTACGGCTGGTCAACTGCCAATACCTATGACGACCGGTATCCTTCTATCTTTGCGGACCAGGGCGCAGTGTATATCGCGTTCCAGAGCGACGACGGTACCGGCAATCCGGAGATCATATTCACGTACTCACAGGATTACGGCCAGAACTGGGATATGGCTCTGCAGAATATCTCCAATGACGGCGCGCCTGATCTTTTCCCGCGCGTTAATGGATTCAGTTCTTCAGTGGGCTGCGCGTGGAATCACGGACTAAACACGACCTTTTTTGATTATTCAATAACCTATGGCATCCCCGGGACCTGGACCGGCGTGCCGGAGATCGTCACCGATAATGCCACGGCGGATTCCGGTTATCACTGCGTTTCACTGCTCTACACGGACGCGTACTATTATTGTGCCTGGGAAGACATCCGGAATTTTGCGACCGACAGTATTGACATCCTGACCTCGCGCCGGACTACCCCCATCGGCATAAAAGAAAATACAAAGGACAGAAAATTTGTCATGCTCAATGCGTGCCCCAATCCTTTCGCCCGCACCACGGCGATCACCTGCGGTAATACGGCCGGTCTCGGATCCCCGAAACTGGCGATCTACAACACGGCAGGCCGCCTGGTGAGGACATTGTCCGTGCCGTCCGGCAGGACCGCGGCTTGCATTACGTGGGATGGGCGCAATGATGAGGGCAAGGAAGCCAATGCGGGTGTTTATTTCTGCCGTTTCGAATCGAACGGCTCGGTCCGGACCGAAAAGCTGATCCGTCTGAAATAA
- a CDS encoding cyclic nucleotide-binding domain-containing protein: MIKTIEALLKEHPFFKGIKPPFLKLIAGCAVNVRFGKGKYLFHEGTKAKRFYIIRSGTVALEICGHGKMCITVQHLGEGEVLGWSWLFPPYRWTATARVIMPASAIALDGECLRKKCEKNHDLGYELMKRFVQIVNQRLAHSRMQLIDMYGTGH; the protein is encoded by the coding sequence ATGATAAAAACCATCGAAGCGTTGTTAAAAGAACATCCTTTTTTTAAAGGGATAAAACCGCCTTTTCTAAAGCTTATCGCAGGCTGCGCGGTCAATGTTCGGTTTGGCAAGGGTAAATACCTGTTCCATGAAGGCACCAAGGCCAAGAGATTCTATATTATCCGCAGCGGCACGGTCGCGCTGGAGATCTGCGGCCACGGGAAGATGTGCATTACGGTTCAGCATCTGGGTGAAGGCGAAGTCCTCGGCTGGTCGTGGTTATTTCCGCCGTACCGGTGGACCGCCACGGCACGAGTCATTATGCCGGCCAGCGCGATCGCGCTGGACGGCGAGTGCCTGAGAAAAAAATGCGAAAAGAATCACGACCTTGGTTATGAATTGATGAAGCGATTCGTTCAGATCGTCAACCAGCGGTTGGCTCATTCCAGGATGCAGCTTATCGATATGTACGGTACCGGTCATTGA
- a CDS encoding T9SS type A sorting domain-containing protein has protein sequence MNKHTVLSVILAFITFFTFTPGALFGYDDATTGLTTPNFNEMRSVTPDDNAPLAGPRQRHVIWDTTHGVYLNYQPFVRYLNLVAMLNDSGFTIECCGTGLHTIDLTQYSIIVITVGCSWNSAYTQEEVDSILSYYNNGHQRILLTGDMNFCEDTYLPQADNIAFTYNVFEWLASRGGILIMGDNPGCPNANINPVANAFSMTAGTAALSPSDLYFSNFTAHTLFDGITQIYYRAAGQVAAISPAAAIAWTANNEPTIALLDQMVDIDDQAGQSARLPGIQVAPNPFTRQTAVLTNIPDAGDIRVYDASGKIVETVRGNVIGKNLMPGLYFLMVQGYEPVKLLKLQ, from the coding sequence ATGAATAAACATACGGTTCTTTCTGTTATCCTGGCGTTCATCACTTTTTTCACCTTTACACCCGGTGCGCTTTTTGGTTACGATGACGCGACCACCGGTCTGACCACGCCGAACTTCAATGAAATGCGATCGGTAACACCGGATGATAACGCGCCGCTCGCGGGCCCCAGGCAACGCCATGTTATATGGGACACGACCCATGGCGTTTACCTCAATTACCAGCCGTTCGTGCGGTATTTAAATCTGGTGGCCATGCTCAATGACAGTGGTTTCACGATAGAGTGCTGCGGTACGGGTTTACATACGATCGATCTCACCCAGTACAGCATCATTGTGATAACCGTGGGCTGCAGCTGGAACAGCGCCTACACGCAGGAAGAAGTCGATTCGATCCTTAGTTACTACAATAACGGGCACCAGCGCATCCTCCTGACCGGCGATATGAATTTCTGCGAAGATACTTACCTCCCCCAAGCTGATAATATTGCTTTCACGTACAATGTTTTTGAATGGCTTGCGAGCCGCGGCGGGATCCTGATCATGGGTGACAATCCAGGCTGCCCCAATGCCAACATCAACCCCGTTGCCAACGCGTTCAGCATGACCGCGGGCACCGCGGCGTTGAGCCCCTCAGACCTGTATTTCTCGAACTTTACCGCCCACACGCTCTTTGACGGCATCACGCAGATCTATTACCGGGCAGCGGGGCAGGTCGCCGCCATCTCGCCGGCAGCGGCGATCGCCTGGACCGCAAACAATGAGCCGACGATCGCGCTCCTTGACCAGATGGTGGACATCGATGACCAGGCCGGTCAGAGTGCTCGACTGCCCGGGATCCAGGTCGCGCCAAATCCCTTTACCAGACAGACCGCGGTCCTGACTAATATTCCTGATGCGGGAGACATCAGGGTCTATGACGCAAGCGGCAAGATCGTTGAGACCGTACGCGGCAATGTTATCGGAAAAAACCTGATGCCGGGCTTGTATTTCCTGATGGTTCAGGGGTATGAACCGGTTAAACTCTTGAAACTACAATAA
- a CDS encoding kelch repeat-containing protein: MVLLMFLLGPIIWEYRTAATQARTYPAIGTVVAVNSAGDSCIYVIGGQSSISQTRTNYEYDCLTDAWATRTQMPLPVRYDFGGCSASRSGVRRIYVMGGYGSAFIYYADLDEFTPSTNTWVSQADMPTMREGVRAACVGNMIYAIGGDYFDGVDPYVYDIVERYAPEANTWTTGYTAMPTARTDACCAVAVNETGDSCIYVFGGCLDIVSPVASGAVEEYNPATNSWRIRNSSGFTARWGANAISAAGKIYVIGGTSDGSSSLSFVQVYDPVANTWSSETSIQQTRDGTTGGVVTGRIYVVVGSNGNTVVNTNERTMDIVGIKDLAGEKPASLLKLAITPNPCRTGTDIRFTIHDAVLKNNVGLAGPSKPEGLPYMKIFSADGRLVKLFNHLTIQPFNHVVWSGSDDSGRPVPAGVYFVTLRIDNQEVTGKIIILEK; this comes from the coding sequence ATGGTTCTTTTAATGTTCTTGCTGGGGCCGATCATATGGGAGTACAGGACTGCTGCGACGCAGGCCCGGACTTACCCGGCTATCGGTACGGTCGTGGCCGTCAACAGCGCCGGTGATTCCTGCATTTATGTCATCGGCGGTCAATCGAGCATTAGTCAAACCAGGACTAACTACGAGTACGACTGCTTGACCGACGCATGGGCCACGAGGACCCAGATGCCCTTGCCGGTAAGGTATGATTTTGGCGGATGCAGCGCTTCACGCTCAGGGGTTAGAAGGATCTACGTTATGGGCGGTTACGGGAGTGCCTTTATTTATTACGCGGACCTTGATGAATTTACGCCTTCCACCAATACCTGGGTTTCGCAGGCCGACATGCCGACAATGCGCGAAGGCGTCAGGGCGGCATGCGTCGGCAACATGATCTACGCGATCGGCGGCGACTATTTCGACGGCGTTGATCCCTATGTTTATGACATCGTGGAACGGTATGCGCCGGAAGCGAATACCTGGACCACTGGTTACACGGCGATGCCAACCGCAAGGACCGATGCGTGCTGCGCGGTCGCCGTGAACGAGACCGGTGATTCCTGCATATACGTATTCGGCGGCTGTCTTGATATCGTGAGCCCGGTGGCGTCGGGCGCGGTCGAGGAATACAATCCAGCGACCAATTCCTGGCGAATCAGGAATAGTTCCGGTTTTACGGCCCGATGGGGCGCTAATGCCATTAGCGCCGCCGGTAAGATCTACGTGATCGGCGGCACCAGCGACGGCAGCTCGTCGTTGAGTTTTGTGCAGGTCTATGACCCGGTCGCCAACACCTGGAGTTCGGAGACTTCGATCCAGCAGACAAGGGACGGCACGACCGGCGGCGTCGTGACCGGCCGGATATACGTCGTTGTCGGGTCCAACGGCAACACAGTAGTAAATACAAATGAGCGGACCATGGACATCGTGGGCATTAAAGATCTCGCTGGTGAGAAGCCTGCATCTTTGCTGAAGCTTGCGATAACGCCAAATCCGTGTCGAACCGGGACCGATATCCGATTCACGATCCATGATGCGGTATTAAAAAACAATGTAGGGCTTGCTGGACCAAGCAAACCAGAAGGTTTGCCCTACATGAAGATCTTCAGCGCGGATGGCAGATTGGTGAAACTGTTTAACCATTTAACCATTCAACCATTTAACCATGTGGTCTGGTCTGGTTCGGACGACAGTGGCCGTCCGGTTCCTGCCGGCGTATATTTTGTGACGCTCCGGATCGACAATCAGGAAGTCACGGGTAAGATCATTATCTTAGAAAAATAA